A DNA window from Oenanthe melanoleuca isolate GR-GAL-2019-014 chromosome 11, OMel1.0, whole genome shotgun sequence contains the following coding sequences:
- the SIAH1 gene encoding E3 ubiquitin-protein ligase SIAH1 isoform X1, which translates to MTGRAASSGPYSWKGVWSACLPGSKTCKGKEMSRQTATALPTGTSKCTPSQRVPALTGTTASNNDLASLFECPVCFDYVLPPILQCQSGHLVCSNCRPKLTCCPTCRGPLGSIRNLAMEKVANSVLFPCKYASSGCEITLPHTEKADHEELCEFRPYSCPCPGASCKWQGSLDAVMPHLMHQHKSITTLQGEDIVFLATDINLPGAVDWVMMQSCFGFHFMLVLEKQEKYDGHQQFFAIVQLIGTRKQAENFAYRLELNGHRRRLTWEATPRSIHEGIATAIMNSDCLVFDTSIAQLFAENGNLGINVTISMC; encoded by the exons ATGAcgggcagagctgcctccagcgGGCCCTACTCCTGGAAGGGCGTCTGGTCTGCGTGCTTGCCGGGGAGTAAAACCTGCAAGGGGAAAG AAATGAGCCGTCAGACCGCCACAGCACTACCCACAGGTACCTCCAAGTGCACGCCATCGCAGAGGGTGCCCGCGCTGACGGGCACCACAGCTTCCAACAATGACTTGGCCAGTCTCTTCGAGTGTCCCGTGTGCTTTGACTATGTGCTGCCACCCATCCTGCAGTGTCAGAGTGGCCATCTGGTCTGTAGCAACTGTCGCCCCAAACTCACGTGCTGCCCCACTTGCCGAGGCCCGCTGGGCTCCATCCGTAACCTGGCTATGGAGAAAGTTGCCAATTCCGTACTATTCCCATGTAAATATGCCTCTTCCGGCTGCGAGATAACTTTGccacacacagaaaaagcagaCCACGAGGAGCTGTGTGAGTTTAGGCCTtactcctgtccctgtcccggtgctTCATGTAAATGGCAAGGCTCGCTGGATGCTGTAATGCCGCACCTGATGCATCAGCATAAGTCAATTACGACGCTGCAGGGAGAAGATATAGTGTTCCTGGCCACGGACATTAATCTTCCTGGTGCTGTTGACTGGGTTATGATGCAGTCTTGTTTTGGCTTTCATTTCATGCTAGTGttggagaaacaggaaaaatatgatGGTCACCAGCAGTTCTTTGCAATTGTACAGCTGATAGGAACACGCAAGCAAGCAGAAAACTTTGCTTATCGACTCGAGCTAAACGGGCATAGGCGGCGATTGACTTGGGAAGCTACTCCTCGATCCATTCATGAGGGAATTGCAACAGCCATTATGAATAGTGACTGTCTAGTCTTTGACACCAGCATTGCACAGCTCTTCGCAGAAAATGGCAATTTAGGCATCAACGTAACTATATCCATGTGTTGA
- the SIAH1 gene encoding E3 ubiquitin-protein ligase SIAH1 isoform X2, translating to MSRQTATALPTGTSKCTPSQRVPALTGTTASNNDLASLFECPVCFDYVLPPILQCQSGHLVCSNCRPKLTCCPTCRGPLGSIRNLAMEKVANSVLFPCKYASSGCEITLPHTEKADHEELCEFRPYSCPCPGASCKWQGSLDAVMPHLMHQHKSITTLQGEDIVFLATDINLPGAVDWVMMQSCFGFHFMLVLEKQEKYDGHQQFFAIVQLIGTRKQAENFAYRLELNGHRRRLTWEATPRSIHEGIATAIMNSDCLVFDTSIAQLFAENGNLGINVTISMC from the coding sequence ATGAGCCGTCAGACCGCCACAGCACTACCCACAGGTACCTCCAAGTGCACGCCATCGCAGAGGGTGCCCGCGCTGACGGGCACCACAGCTTCCAACAATGACTTGGCCAGTCTCTTCGAGTGTCCCGTGTGCTTTGACTATGTGCTGCCACCCATCCTGCAGTGTCAGAGTGGCCATCTGGTCTGTAGCAACTGTCGCCCCAAACTCACGTGCTGCCCCACTTGCCGAGGCCCGCTGGGCTCCATCCGTAACCTGGCTATGGAGAAAGTTGCCAATTCCGTACTATTCCCATGTAAATATGCCTCTTCCGGCTGCGAGATAACTTTGccacacacagaaaaagcagaCCACGAGGAGCTGTGTGAGTTTAGGCCTtactcctgtccctgtcccggtgctTCATGTAAATGGCAAGGCTCGCTGGATGCTGTAATGCCGCACCTGATGCATCAGCATAAGTCAATTACGACGCTGCAGGGAGAAGATATAGTGTTCCTGGCCACGGACATTAATCTTCCTGGTGCTGTTGACTGGGTTATGATGCAGTCTTGTTTTGGCTTTCATTTCATGCTAGTGttggagaaacaggaaaaatatgatGGTCACCAGCAGTTCTTTGCAATTGTACAGCTGATAGGAACACGCAAGCAAGCAGAAAACTTTGCTTATCGACTCGAGCTAAACGGGCATAGGCGGCGATTGACTTGGGAAGCTACTCCTCGATCCATTCATGAGGGAATTGCAACAGCCATTATGAATAGTGACTGTCTAGTCTTTGACACCAGCATTGCACAGCTCTTCGCAGAAAATGGCAATTTAGGCATCAACGTAACTATATCCATGTGTTGA